From Dermochelys coriacea isolate rDerCor1 chromosome 8, rDerCor1.pri.v4, whole genome shotgun sequence, the proteins below share one genomic window:
- the PLPP6 gene encoding phospholipid phosphatase 6, translating into MPSPRSSPSRRAAPIPSPSRRAAPVPSPSCAAVALRSLLAADLRVSRRLGVCAGERSAWGSARPLLRLLEVSGHGVPWLAGTLYGLGRSESPAGREVLLNLLFALVLDLVLVAVVKGLVRRRRPTHNKMDMFVTISVDKYSFPSGHATRAAMVCRFVLHHLVLAIPLRVLVILWAIIVGISRVMLGRHNVTDVAFGFIMGYMQYNVVKYFWLSPLSAPALFAAWNQ; encoded by the exons ATGCCCAGCCCCCGGAGCAGCCCGTCCCGCCGCGCCGCGCCCATCCCCAGCCCGTCCCGCCGCGCCGCCCCGGTCCCCAGCCCGTCCTGCGCGGCCGTGGCGCTGCGCTCCCTGCTGGCCGCCGACCTGCGGGTCTCCCGGCGGCTGGGCGTGTGCGCCGGGGAGCGCTCGGCCTGGGGCAGCGCCAGGCCCCTCCTGCGGCTCCTCGAGGTGTCCGGCCACGGCGTGCCCTGGCTGGCGGGCACCCTGTATGGGCTGGGCCGCAGCGAGAGCCCGGCGGGCCGCGAGGTGCTGCTCAACCTGCTCTTCG CTTTGGTGCTGGATTTAGTCCTGGTGGCGGTGGTGAAAGGGCTCGTGAGGAGAAGACGTCCCACTCACAACAAGATGGACATGTTTGTCACTATCTCTGTGGACAAATATTCCTTCCCATCAGGCCATGCTACCAGAGCTGCCATGGTGTGCAGATTTGTTCTGCACCACCTGGTGCTTGCCATTCCTCTGCGGGTCCTGGTGATTCTATGGGCCATCATTGTGGGCATTTCCAGAGTCATGCTGGGCAGACACAACGTGACAGACGTGGCCTTTGGCTTCATCATGGGCTACATGCAGTACAATGTGGTAAAATACTTCTGGCTGTCGCCCCTTAGCGCACCTGCTCTCTTTGCAGCATGGAATCAGTGA